The Coffea arabica cultivar ET-39 chromosome 8e, Coffea Arabica ET-39 HiFi, whole genome shotgun sequence genome window below encodes:
- the LOC113704049 gene encoding remorin 1.4-like, whose product MGEKQAEHVEPEQETSAPLALVPAASKESSPQALAPAPAASKESSPEEKPPKHDSSEKALVPIEKPIFIAEKPAEHREDEKNKVDPKDRDAALARVELEKRLALIKAWEESEKAKADNKAYKKLSSIGAWENTKKASVEVELKLIEEEFEKKKAKAAERMKNKMAEIHRKSEEKRAMVEAKRGEDILKVEETAAKFRSTGNVPKKLFACFGS is encoded by the exons ATGGGAGAAAAACAAGCTGAACATGTTGAGCCAGAACAGGAGACATCAGCTCCTCTGGCTTTGGTCCCAGCAGCTTCTAAAGAATCCTCCCCTCAGGCTTTGGCCCCTGCCCCAGCAGCTTCTAAAGAATCCTCCCCTGAAGAAAAACCCCCAAAGCATGACTCATCTGAGAAGGCCCTTGTTCCAATCGAGAAACCAATTTTTATTGCAGAAA AGCCTGCAGAACACCGTGAAGATGAAAAGAACAAGGTGGATCCCAAGGACAGAG ATGCTGCTCTGGCACGAGTAGAATTGGAGAAAAGACTGGCTTTGATAAAAGCCTGGGAAGAAAGTGAAAAAGCTAAAGCAGATAACAA GGCTTATAAAAAGTTGTCTTCCATTGGTGCATGGGAGAACACAAAAAAAGCATCAGTAGAGGTGGAACTAAAGCTGATTGAG GAAGAATTTGAGAAGAAGAAGGCCAAAGCTGCAGAAaggatgaaaaataaaatggcCGAAATTCACAGGAAATCTGAGGAAAAGAGGGCAATGGTTGAAGCAAAACGAGGAGAGGATATTCTCAAGGTTGAGGAAACGGCAGCCAAATTCCGCTCAACTGGCAACGTCCCAAAAAAGTTATTCGCATGCTTCGGTTCCTAA